Proteins co-encoded in one Gossypium arboreum isolate Shixiya-1 chromosome 11, ASM2569848v2, whole genome shotgun sequence genomic window:
- the LOC108464336 gene encoding pentatricopeptide repeat-containing protein At1g74750 has product MLRAKHIGNLSNGARTFLFSGSRGTAADGNSCTCPEDESCVSRRQNIRNEDLSKSSSRGALKLAIASQAVDSHEAERAPQLVSNPIPLRRSNIVNSASSANAIQHDEHASATISDQFVKVGIEAVSFLSDLMNYKLPLSDGGTILGSNGRCVVESTRSLPNIKSPAFRSVKRENIAKVNPKPSSEIAAGDKSTVSYNGTKDRGNNKSNFVRGYKRVSNAEFVDSSETHSSSANTYDRRKPIPQRVKAQSHHFMSNLNSNVIPSHAKVSDPGINGFRKSFRDMKTATTGVCMTRTLGGMGHVVESVSQILRQLKWGSAAEQALKNLNFSMDAYQANQVLKQIQDPAVALGFFYWLKKQAGFKHDGHTYTTMVGILGRARQFGSINRLLDQMVKDECQPNVVTYNRLIHSYGRANYLNEAMNVFNQMQEIGCEPDRVTYCTLIDIHAKAGFLDVAMDLYQRMQTVGLSPDTFTYSVIINCLGKAGHLPAADRLFCEMVDHGCVPNLVTYNIMIALQAKARNYDSALKLYRDMQNAGFEPDKVTYSIVMEVLGNCGYLDEAEAIFGEMKRKNWVPDEPVYGLLVDLWGKAGNIERAWRWYQAMLQAGLRPNVPTYNSLLSAFLRVHRLPEAYNLLQSMLDLGLNPSLQTYTLLLSYCTEARSPCDMGICSQLMAVTGHPAHMFLLSMPSAGPDGRNVRDHVDKFLDMMHSEDRESKRGLVDAVVDFLHKSGLKEEAGSVWEVAAEKNVYPDAVREKSSCYWLINLHVMSDGTAVTALSRTLAWFRQQMLVSGISPSRIDIVTGWGRRSRVTGSSLVRQAVQDLLSIFSFPFFTENGNSGCFVGCGEPLNRWLLQSYVERMHLL; this is encoded by the coding sequence ATGTTACGAGCAAAGCATATCGGTAATCTCTCCAATGGTGCAAGGACATTTCTATTTAGTGGCTCACGAGGTACTGCTGCAGATGGGAATTCATGCACGTGCCCTGAAGACGAGTCCTGTGTTTCAAGAAGGCAGAACATAAGAAATGAAGATTTGTCAAAATCCTCATCCAGGGGAGCTCTGAAGTTGGCGATTGCATCCCAAGCTGTTGATTCTCATGAAGCTGAGAGAGCACCACAGCTTGTCTCCAATCCTATTCCGTTGCGTAGATCTAACATTGTAAATTCTGCCAGCAGCGCTAATGCTATTCAACATGATGAACATGCATCAGCTACTATTTCTGACCAATTTGTTAAAGTTGGCATTGAAGCTGTATCGTTCTTGTCTGACCTGATGAATTATAAGCTTCCTTTGTCTGATGGGGGTACGATATTAGGCTCAAATGGGCGTTGTGTGGTCGAATCAACAAGGTCACTTCCAAATATAAAATCCCCAGCTTTCAGGTCTGTCAAACGAGAGAACATTGCCAAAGTCAATCCAAAACCATCATCTGAAATAGCGGCTGGGGATAAGTCAACAGTTAGCTACAATGGTACAAAAGATAGAGGTAATAATAAATCCAATTTTGTTAGAGGTTACAAGCGAGTTTCAAATGCGGAATTTGTGGATTCATCAGAAACTCATAGTAGTTCTGCAAATACTTATGATAGGAGGAAGCCTATACCACAGAGAGTGAAAGCTCAGTCTCATCATTTTATGTCGAACTTGAATTCCAATGTAATACCTTCTCATGCAAAGGTTTCAGATCCTGGCATAAATGGTTTTAGGAAATCCTTTAGAGACATGAAAACGGCAACCACCGGAGTTTGTATGACCAGAACTTTAGGAGGCATGGGGCATGTTGTGGAAAGTGTATCCCAGATATTGCGACAGCTGAAGTGGGGTTCTGCTGCCGAGCAAGCTCTTAAAAATCTCAACTTTTCAATGGATGCATATCAAGCGAACCAAGTGCTAAAGCAAATACAAGATCCTGCAGTTGCTCTTGGCTTTTTCTATTGGTTAAAAAAGCAGGCTGGATTCAAGCATGATGGTCATACATACACCACCATGGTGGGTATCCTTGGTCGTGCAAGACAGTTCGGGTCAATAAATAGATTGCTTGATCAGATGGTGAAGGATGAATGTCAGCCAAATGTTGTGACATACAATCGTCTCATTCATAGTTATGGACGTGCAAATTACTTGAATGAAGCTATGAACGTGTTCAATCAAATGCAGGAAATAGGTTGTGAACCTGATCGTGTCACGTATTGTACTCTTATTGATATCCACGCCAAAGCTGGGTTTCTTGATGTTGCCATGGACTTGTACCAAAGAATGCAAACAGTTGGCCTTTCGCCTGATACATTCACTTATAGTGTGATAATCAACTGTCTCGGAAAAGCTGGGCACTTACCCGCTGCCGACAGGCTGTTTTGTGAAATGGTCGATCATGGTTGTGTTCCTAATCTAGTTACTTACAACATCATGATTGCTTTACAAGCGAAGGCAAGGAACTATGACAGCGCATTAAAACTTTACCGTGATATGCAGAATGCTGGATTTGAACCTGACAAGGTCACATACAGCATAGTAATGGAGGTGCTTGGAAACTGTGGATATTTGGATGAAGCAGAAGCAATTTTCGGTGAGATGAAAAGGAAAAACTGGGTGCCAGATGAACCTGTTTACGGCCTGCTGGTTGACTTATGGGGTAAGGCTGGTAATATTGAGAGGGCTTGGCGATGGTATCAGGCCATGCTACAAGCTGGATTGCGCCCCAATGTTCCTACTTACAATTCTTTGCTCAGCGCTTTCCTTCGAGTACACAGGTTGCCTGAAGCTTATAACTTGCTACAAAGCATGCTGGATTTGGGTTTAAATCCTTCTCTGCAAACTTATACCTTGCTCCTGAGTTATTGTACAGAAGCCAGGTCACCATGTGATATGGGGATTTGTTCCCAGCTCATGGCTGTCACAGGTCATCCCGCACATATGTTTCTGCTGTCTATGCCTTCAGCAGGACCTGATGGCCGAAATGTGCGGGACCATGTGGATAAGTTCTTGGATATGATGCACAGTGAGGATAGAGAGAGCAAGAGGGGGCTGGTGGATGCTGTTGTGGATTTTCTTCACAAATCGGGGCTTAAGGAGGAAGCTGGGTCTGTTTGGGAGGTAGCTGCGGAGAAAAATGTGTACCCAGACGCTGTTAGAGAGAAAAGCTCATGTTATTGGCTAATCAACCTACATGTGATGTCGGATGGTACTGCTGTAACAGCATTGTCTAGGACACTTGCCTGGTTTCGCCAGCAAATGCTAGTTTCTGGTATCAGTCCCAGCAGGATTGATATAGTGACTGGATGGGGCAGGCGGAGCAGGGTTACTGGATCATCACTTGTGAGACAAGCTGTTCAGGATCTTCTCAGTATTTTTAGCTTTCCATTTTTCACCGAGAATGGCAATTCCGGGTGTTTCGTAGGGTGTGGAGAGCCTCTTAACAGATGGTTACTTCAATCATACGTGGAGCGGATGCATTTACTTTAG